A single region of the Syntrophotaleaceae bacterium genome encodes:
- a CDS encoding DUF378 domain-containing protein, with protein MKTLDAIVTILLIVGGLNWGLVGFFQFDLVAAIFGGPTAVGSRFIYSIVGLCALYDLFGYRAIKNRWCAHFTSARHPETVAR; from the coding sequence ATGAAAACACTGGATGCCATCGTGACCATTCTGCTGATAGTCGGCGGACTGAACTGGGGACTGGTGGGATTTTTCCAGTTTGACCTGGTGGCGGCCATTTTCGGCGGTCCGACGGCGGTAGGAAGCCGATTCATTTACTCCATTGTCGGTTTGTGCGCCCTTTACGACCTGTTCGGCTATAGGGCCATCAAGAATCGCTGGTGTGCTCACTTCACTTCGGCCAGGCATCCCGAAACGGTTGCCCGGTAG
- a CDS encoding LysE family translocator: MIPVETITAFFLASLLLALAPGPDNLFVLTQSALFGRSAGFTVTLGLCTGLTVHTAAVALGVAIIFQASPLAFLFLKILGAGYLLYLAWQAFRASALRLEGEKDRNPGLGRLYRRGILMNLTNPKVSLFFLAFLPQFTDPARGPLSLQMMVLGGIFIISTVLVFGGVSLLAGTLGHWLSRSPKTQHIMNRLAGLVFLGLALKLATAKL, translated from the coding sequence ATGATTCCTGTCGAAACCATCACCGCCTTCTTCCTCGCCTCTCTGTTACTGGCCCTCGCGCCGGGACCGGACAATCTATTTGTCCTGACCCAGTCCGCCCTTTTCGGCCGATCGGCGGGCTTCACCGTGACCCTGGGTCTCTGTACCGGCCTGACGGTTCACACCGCAGCGGTCGCTCTCGGGGTCGCCATCATTTTTCAGGCCTCCCCCCTCGCCTTCCTCTTTCTTAAAATTCTCGGAGCCGGCTACCTGCTCTACCTGGCCTGGCAGGCCTTCCGGGCCTCGGCGCTTCGGCTGGAGGGCGAGAAAGACAGGAACCCCGGATTGGGCAGGCTCTATCGCCGGGGCATTCTCATGAACCTGACCAACCCCAAGGTCTCCCTCTTCTTCCTGGCCTTTCTGCCGCAGTTTACCGATCCCGCCCGTGGGCCCCTGTCCTTGCAGATGATGGTTCTTGGTGGAATTTTCATCATCTCGACAGTCCTGGTTTTCGGCGGCGTGTCTCTGCTTGCCGGTACTTTGGGTCATTGGCTGAGCCGCAGCCCTAAAACCCAGCACATCATGAATCGATTGGCGGGACTTGTTTTTTTAGGCCTTGCCCTCAAGCTCGCCACGGCAAAACTGTAA